A genomic segment from Nicotiana sylvestris chromosome 1, ASM39365v2, whole genome shotgun sequence encodes:
- the LOC138872641 gene encoding uncharacterized protein, with amino-acid sequence MSLKRTNGGAAKYKAYWHGLAPHLDQAFHQADTIWGTAEEEALAGLRNMFLEDEDIDCSAIIEEEEEEEDEEDEILEEVVREVENFENKPKSNLDETEAVNLGDAEIVKETRISIHLSPIEKEEYICFLKEYEDIFAWSYDNMTGLSTSIVAHKLPTNPMCVSVKQKLRKFEPDMILKIKEEVTKQIKAKVLRIWMDEEDADKTTFITPWRVYCYKMMPFGLKSAGATYMRVMTTIFYDMIHKEIEVSMDDVIIKSKSVADHIANLRKFFDRLRSRFIAQSTAICEPIFKMLRKDADTSWTEYCQKAFDKVKEYLSTPPVLLPSEPGRPFILYLSILEGAFGCVLGQHDETGRKEQAIYYLS; translated from the exons ATGTCATTAAAAAGGACAAATGGTGGAGCAGCAAAATACAAAGCATATTGGCATGGACTGG cACCACATCTagatcaagcttttcaccaagccgacacaatatggggaactgcagaagaggaagcattAGCTGGGTTGAGGAAtatgttcttggaggatgaggacatcgactgcagtgcaataattgaggaggaggaggaggaagaag atgaagaagatgagatccTTGAGGAAGTTGTAAGggaagttgaaaattttgagaataaacctaagtccaacctggacgagaccgaagcagtaaatttgggggacgccgAGATCGTTAAGGAAACTCGCATCAGTATTCATTTATCGCCGATAGAGAAAGAGGAGTACATCTgctttctaaaggaatatgaggacattttcgcatggtcatatgataacatgactggtttgagcacgtccatagtggctcacaagttgcctactaaccCTATGTGTGTGTCGGTAAAGCAGAAACTTAGAAAATTCGAACCAGATATgatcctgaaaatcaaggaggaagttactaagcaaatcaaagccaaagttctcagg atctggatggatgaagaagacgcagataAAACAACATTTATTACACCATGGAGGGTATACTGctataagatgatgccatttggtttaaagagtGCTGGAGCTacctacatgagggtcatgacaaccatcttctatgatatgatacacaaagaaatagaggtgtctATGGACgacgttattatcaaatccaagagcgTCGCGGATCACATAGcaaatttgagaaagttctttgataggtTAAGGAG tcgcttcatagcacagtccacagccatatgtgaacccatcttcaagatgctgaggaaagatgctgatACAAGCTGGACCGAgtattgtcagaaagcttttgacaaagtcaaggagtacctgtccacaccaccagttctacTCCCATCGGAACCAGGACGGCCTTTTATACTTTATCTATCTATATTAGagggagccttcggatgtgttctaggacaacatgatgagacaggaagaaaagagcaagccatatattacttgagttaG